A single Atopobiaceae bacterium DNA region contains:
- a CDS encoding PTS galactitol transporter subunit IIB, which produces MRKIVVACGTGIACSTAIAARISDLLDEAGYAGDYQLVQCPVNKAPAECADADLLVATVVRPDDVSCDYVCGVPLLTGEGRAEARAHILGVMGGPDGRKGPSPEA; this is translated from the coding sequence ATGAGGAAGATCGTCGTCGCGTGCGGAACGGGCATCGCCTGCTCGACGGCCATCGCGGCTCGCATCAGCGACCTGCTCGACGAGGCGGGGTATGCCGGCGACTACCAGCTGGTCCAGTGCCCCGTCAACAAGGCCCCTGCCGAGTGTGCCGATGCCGACCTGCTGGTGGCCACGGTCGTGCGTCCTGATGACGTGAGCTGTGACTACGTCTGTGGCGTCCCGCTCCTCACGGGGGAGGGCCGCGCGGAGGCCCGCGCGCACATACTCGGTGTCATGGGAGGGCCTGACGGCCGCAAGGGTCCCTCGCCAGAGGCGTGA
- a CDS encoding thiamine pyrophosphate-dependent enzyme gives MPSAPTMPDLSASASRGDAAVRRDLELRALGIRRGVVGFAHSDPAHPFHVGGSLSAADVLAALYGSVMHTGVDGTAWRDRDRFVLSKAHAALALYIALSQVGLLSEDDLSAGLTGPDAVLFRHPRRDVDRGIETSGGSLGMGLGYAAGLALANRRRHLPGRVFCMVGDGECNEGSIWESAAFVGHNALDGLTLIVDANGLQLDGPCAEILDTGTLADRLSAFGFETSDVDGHDVMAVRDALLPRTSRPRAVICHTVKGRGLSFVENRVEWHDHALTDEQYRVACAELDDAEEAIRDAAAV, from the coding sequence ATGCCAAGCGCGCCTACCATGCCCGACCTCTCTGCCTCGGCATCCCGCGGCGACGCAGCCGTGAGGCGTGACCTCGAGCTGCGTGCGCTCGGGATCAGGCGGGGAGTGGTGGGGTTCGCCCACTCCGATCCGGCGCATCCCTTCCATGTGGGAGGGAGCCTCTCGGCGGCTGACGTCCTCGCGGCCCTGTACGGGAGCGTCATGCACACGGGCGTGGACGGCACCGCCTGGCGCGACCGCGACCGCTTCGTCCTCTCGAAGGCCCACGCGGCCCTCGCCCTCTACATCGCCCTCTCCCAGGTGGGACTCCTCTCCGAGGACGACCTGTCGGCCGGGCTCACCGGTCCCGATGCCGTGCTCTTCAGGCATCCCCGCCGCGACGTCGACCGGGGGATCGAGACCTCGGGCGGCAGCCTCGGGATGGGGCTCGGCTATGCCGCCGGCCTGGCGCTCGCGAACCGGCGCCGCCACCTTCCCGGTCGCGTCTTCTGCATGGTGGGCGACGGCGAGTGCAACGAGGGCTCCATCTGGGAGTCCGCCGCCTTCGTCGGCCATAACGCCCTCGATGGGCTCACGCTCATCGTGGATGCCAACGGCCTGCAGCTTGACGGGCCCTGTGCCGAGATCCTCGACACGGGGACGCTCGCGGACCGCCTCTCGGCCTTCGGGTTCGAGACGTCCGACGTGGACGGCCACGACGTCATGGCCGTGCGGGACGCGCTCCTTCCCCGCACGTCACGGCCGCGCGCCGTCATCTGCCATACCGTCAAGGGACGCGGCCTGTCCTTCGTCGAGAACCGCGTCGAGTGGCACGACCATGCCCTGACCGACGAGCAGTATCGCGTGGCATGTGCCGAGCTCGACGATGCCGAGGAGGCGATCAGGGATGCAGCAGCCGTCTAG
- a CDS encoding bacterial transcriptional activator domain-containing protein → MGGESTPDGVRVTRVAAMALLHDALEESQLVALVGEMGVGRRGLVEAELSSRSDHGGIALRADLGGLSADEAATIVAGLVPGCEDGVAQGSAVTLGLMEMPFLEGPPLETVASVLRRLERCGVSIMVTMHPEGETLVEELPGCVSLHAEDLVVGRHELRSWGPRFVDVPHRWLLQASHGIASLVAALRDSDEPLGPGAPLEGEPWRTALRRLTEDALRPGLMEEERSLRAAMLVLGSGTFEQVSGLGLRVEADVVCGIARDAPLFGIDVERGTFSCVTLPAEETGRIVRPFATDHPKVLRAEVDLLMQDGRFCQGAGIASSCLPSEELPGLVAEWPMELVDAGFVTLVRKGAQDGAEGDLGLAVAQVACDALVSERRDCSRSWSCVHAAFGGTDADGAQASGPIVREGSSREATMALQAELMGAVRRIGHRADARGAGCPALDLVLERARASEDGIVRGLALHLRVARELMDGNPADAYAELAGSWESRDGSTLTAMLLCCDYELASALMGRAASPLDLSSSVRCARLLERRGLCDLRAYRGLVRDACSLLSGRALDVEGAQRGLSRASRRKDTVIQACILVVQGYAAACEGLWANAHVYVMRAQRCALRAGAGYLWSVASLVDALSQGNLGEWAAAQDLSPAFERVGSARAVDLLARLVRAVGAGRESEAERVSARLGSQPCTAVLRPLLLLVAGGDDKVSRGVAATLGIPWAKALEQARSTRVPEAVGQPDVSMGAAREPGPVPRVPSDGPSRVVEEARIRLLGDYVVQAGPRTLLSGSWQRRSAGLLVALLATERGHIMPRHRIISIIWPGIDLMVGKDRLYTAAASARTALGGKGCRFIESLQGSLSLNPERVSCDVDAFEELVRSLASSGPSDVEVVERCHEVQSLYRGDLYVPPGVGSGFFTSRRNELRKRYVDAMVLGVEAAERLGRHAEALWFADEAWPGSEGREDMAMSYMRALAATGRACEVGTVYEQHSLRVITDVGRPPSPRMRSFVAQLLSKGQRPEDAGGYTVDLALGGLVPQS, encoded by the coding sequence ATGGGCGGTGAGAGCACCCCGGACGGCGTGCGCGTCACGAGGGTGGCGGCCATGGCGCTCCTGCATGACGCGCTCGAGGAGTCCCAGCTCGTGGCACTCGTGGGCGAGATGGGCGTCGGAAGGCGCGGGCTCGTCGAGGCGGAGCTCTCGAGCCGTTCGGACCATGGGGGGATTGCCCTCAGGGCCGACCTCGGAGGGCTGTCCGCCGATGAGGCGGCCACGATCGTGGCCGGCCTGGTCCCTGGTTGCGAGGACGGCGTCGCGCAGGGGTCCGCGGTCACGCTCGGCCTCATGGAGATGCCCTTCCTCGAGGGTCCGCCGCTCGAGACGGTGGCGAGCGTCCTCAGGAGGCTCGAGAGGTGCGGCGTCAGCATCATGGTGACGATGCATCCCGAGGGGGAGACCCTCGTGGAGGAGCTCCCCGGATGCGTCTCCCTGCATGCCGAGGACCTCGTGGTGGGCAGGCACGAGCTGCGCTCCTGGGGCCCACGGTTCGTGGACGTGCCGCACAGGTGGCTGCTCCAGGCCTCGCATGGGATCGCCTCGCTCGTCGCGGCGTTGCGTGACTCCGACGAGCCGTTGGGGCCAGGGGCCCCGCTCGAGGGGGAGCCGTGGCGCACCGCGCTCCGTCGGCTCACCGAGGACGCCCTCCGTCCCGGCCTCATGGAGGAGGAGCGCTCGCTGCGTGCCGCCATGCTGGTGCTGGGGAGCGGGACGTTCGAGCAGGTATCGGGACTCGGGCTCCGTGTCGAGGCGGACGTCGTGTGCGGCATCGCGCGCGATGCCCCGCTGTTCGGCATCGACGTCGAGCGGGGGACCTTCTCGTGCGTCACGCTCCCCGCGGAGGAGACGGGGCGGATCGTGAGGCCGTTCGCCACCGACCATCCGAAGGTGCTGCGGGCCGAGGTCGACCTCCTCATGCAGGACGGGCGCTTCTGCCAAGGGGCGGGCATCGCGAGCAGCTGCCTCCCGAGCGAGGAGCTTCCGGGCCTCGTGGCCGAGTGGCCCATGGAGCTCGTGGATGCCGGCTTCGTGACCCTCGTCCGGAAGGGTGCCCAAGACGGGGCGGAAGGTGACCTCGGCCTTGCCGTCGCGCAGGTCGCCTGTGACGCGCTCGTCAGCGAGCGTCGGGACTGCTCCCGTTCCTGGTCATGCGTGCACGCGGCCTTCGGGGGCACGGACGCGGACGGCGCGCAGGCCTCCGGTCCCATCGTGCGCGAGGGGTCGTCCCGTGAGGCGACGATGGCGCTCCAGGCCGAGCTCATGGGGGCGGTCCGGAGGATCGGGCATAGGGCCGATGCGAGAGGTGCGGGGTGCCCTGCCCTCGACCTCGTGCTCGAGAGGGCGAGGGCGTCCGAGGACGGGATCGTGAGGGGCCTCGCGCTCCACCTGCGCGTCGCGCGCGAGCTCATGGACGGCAACCCCGCTGACGCCTATGCCGAGCTGGCGGGCTCCTGGGAGTCACGTGATGGGTCCACCCTCACGGCGATGCTCCTGTGCTGCGACTACGAGCTTGCCTCCGCGCTCATGGGGCGTGCGGCGAGTCCCCTGGACCTGTCGTCCTCCGTGCGATGTGCCCGGCTCCTCGAGCGGAGGGGCCTGTGCGACCTCAGGGCATACCGTGGCCTCGTGAGGGACGCCTGCTCGCTCCTCTCCGGCAGGGCCCTCGACGTCGAGGGGGCGCAGCGGGGGCTCTCGCGGGCATCACGTCGCAAGGACACGGTCATCCAGGCCTGCATCCTCGTGGTCCAGGGGTATGCCGCAGCCTGCGAGGGCCTCTGGGCCAACGCACATGTCTATGTGATGCGTGCGCAGAGGTGCGCCCTGCGTGCGGGGGCCGGGTACCTCTGGTCCGTCGCGAGCCTGGTCGACGCCCTCTCGCAGGGGAACCTCGGCGAGTGGGCTGCCGCCCAGGACCTCTCGCCTGCCTTCGAGAGGGTCGGGTCGGCCCGGGCGGTCGACCTTCTCGCACGGCTCGTCCGCGCGGTCGGCGCCGGGCGGGAATCCGAGGCCGAGCGCGTCTCGGCGCGCCTCGGCAGCCAGCCCTGCACCGCCGTGCTGCGGCCGCTCCTGCTCCTCGTGGCGGGAGGGGACGACAAGGTGTCCAGGGGCGTCGCGGCCACGCTGGGGATCCCCTGGGCGAAGGCGCTCGAGCAGGCGCGAAGCACGCGTGTCCCCGAGGCCGTCGGACAGCCGGACGTGAGCATGGGGGCTGCCAGGGAGCCCGGTCCCGTCCCGCGCGTGCCGTCAGACGGCCCGTCCAGGGTGGTCGAGGAGGCGCGGATACGGCTGCTGGGAGACTACGTCGTCCAGGCAGGGCCCAGGACGCTCCTGTCGGGATCGTGGCAGAGGAGGTCGGCGGGCCTGCTCGTGGCGCTGCTCGCCACGGAACGGGGGCACATCATGCCCCGCCATCGCATCATCTCGATCATCTGGCCCGGCATCGACCTCATGGTGGGGAAGGACCGCCTGTACACGGCTGCCGCCTCGGCGCGCACGGCCCTGGGAGGCAAGGGGTGCCGCTTCATCGAGTCGCTCCAGGGCAGCCTGTCCCTGAACCCCGAGCGCGTGTCGTGCGACGTCGACGCCTTCGAGGAGCTCGTCCGGTCCCTCGCCTCGTCGGGGCCGTCGGACGTCGAGGTCGTGGAGCGCTGCCACGAGGTCCAGTCGCTCTACCGTGGCGACCTCTACGTGCCGCCAGGCGTCGGGTCGGGCTTCTTCACGAGCAGGAGGAACGAGCTGAGGAAGCGCTACGTCGACGCGATGGTGCTGGGCGTCGAGGCAGCCGAGAGGCTCGGACGCCATGCGGAGGCGCTCTGGTTCGCCGACGAGGCGTGGCCCGGGTCGGAGGGGCGCGAGGACATGGCCATGAGCTACATGAGGGCGCTCGCTGCCACGGGACGCGCCTGCGAGGTGGGCACGGTCTACGAGCAGCACTCCCTGAGGGTCATCACCGACGTGGGGAGACCTCCCTCCCCGCGGATGCGCTCGTTCGTCGCGCAGCTGCTCAGCAAGGGCCAGAGGCCGGAGGACGCCGGCGGCTATACCGTCGACCTCGCGCTGGGAGGCCTCGTCCCACAGTCCTGA